From the Butyrivibrio fibrisolvens genome, one window contains:
- a CDS encoding deoxyguanosinetriphosphate triphosphohydrolase — translation MKIRENLEKREAETLSKYAVLSRDSKGRERDEELCDIRPCFQRDRDRILYSKSFRRLKDKTQVFLTPDGDHYRTRMTHTLEVAQNARTLARALRLNEDLCEAIALGHDLGHTPFGHAGERALNAVSPYGFRHNEQSLRLVTMLEKEGKGLNLTWEVRDGIINHEMELTPATLEGRVVRLSDKIAYIHHDMDDAIRGGILSPDDVPEQISKIVGKTNGEWLDTFIHDIVENSTDKDDIRMSDEVYNAMLELRKFMFARVYTNPVAKGEEGKAVDLVKTLYDYYLHHEDRFPGYLKNLLDKGEPIEKVTCDYVSSMTDRFAIARYEELFIPKSWSVY, via the coding sequence TTGAAAATACGTGAAAATCTTGAAAAGCGGGAAGCTGAGACACTGAGTAAATATGCGGTTCTTAGCAGAGATTCCAAAGGCCGCGAGAGGGATGAGGAACTTTGTGACATAAGGCCATGTTTTCAAAGGGACAGAGACAGGATCCTCTATTCCAAATCCTTCAGAAGATTAAAAGATAAAACACAGGTCTTCCTGACACCTGATGGAGATCATTACAGGACCAGGATGACACATACTCTTGAAGTTGCTCAGAATGCCAGAACACTTGCAAGAGCACTTAGACTGAATGAAGATCTGTGTGAAGCAATAGCTCTGGGACATGATCTTGGACATACGCCCTTTGGTCATGCCGGTGAAAGAGCTCTTAATGCTGTTAGCCCATACGGTTTCAGGCACAATGAACAGAGCCTTAGGCTTGTTACAATGCTTGAAAAAGAAGGTAAAGGACTTAATCTTACCTGGGAAGTAAGAGACGGTATTATAAATCATGAGATGGAACTTACACCTGCAACTTTGGAAGGCAGAGTTGTAAGGCTTTCTGACAAAATAGCTTATATTCATCATGATATGGATGATGCGATAAGAGGCGGTATATTAAGCCCTGATGATGTTCCGGAACAGATCAGCAAGATTGTAGGCAAGACCAACGGAGAATGGCTTGATACCTTTATCCATGATATTGTTGAGAACAGTACTGACAAGGACGACATCAGAATGTCGGACGAAGTCTACAATGCAATGCTGGAGCTGCGAAAGTTCATGTTTGCAAGAGTATATACCAACCCTGTTGCCAAAGGGGAAGAGGGCAAGGCGGTTGATCTTGTCAAAACATTATATGATTATTACTTACACCACGAAGACAGATTCCCGGGATATTTGAAGAATCTTTTGGACAAAGGTGAACCTATTGAGAAAGTCACCTGCGATTATGTCAGCTCTATGACAGATCGTTTTGCTATAGCGCGCTATGAAGAATTATTCATTCCTAAATCGTGGTCAGTTTATTAG
- the dnaG gene encoding DNA primase, giving the protein MRLIMQFTPELIEEIRSRNDIVDVIGQYVHLEKKGSNYMGLCPFHNEKSPSFSVSQSKQMYHCFGCGVGGDVFSFLQRYNSLTFPEAVKELADRSGVALSAADDTEEARKERSQRQLLYDINKEAAKYYFYELRGTGGKTGLDYFQKRKLSNETMQKFGLGYSPVGAGNLVNYLRKKGYSDEIMILAGLASHDEKRGTHDVFWNRVMFPIFDINNRVIGFGGRVLGDAKPKYVNTNDTPIFNKRRNLYGLSFAKNSKAGNFILCEGYMDVIAMHQAGFTQAVASLGTAFTAEQAQLIKRYTQEVILSYDSDGPGVKAELRAIQILKEAGLRGKALNLEPYKDPDEFIKNEGQEAFEKRLRNAENTFFFEIRIMQRDYDMTDPAGKTAYYRAVARRLCEFSESLERENYIQATAAKLAIPIGDLKNLVVSIASEGITSKQSGKDIKAYQNQRRRDPKDNILRPQRLLLTWIADEPDIYKIVKKYISPDDFTDELYRKVAEKMYEGLDAGRFLAASILSLFPDDEEQQSRVSEIFNTNLVRIETREEKEKALHDIIYDIRRMSYEKKKSEIQLGDANALKTIVDSKKKLEELAHSRIGLD; this is encoded by the coding sequence ATGAGGTTAATAATGCAGTTCACACCCGAGTTGATTGAAGAAATCCGCTCACGTAACGATATAGTAGATGTAATAGGACAATACGTCCATCTTGAAAAAAAAGGATCGAATTATATGGGGCTATGCCCCTTTCATAACGAGAAATCACCTTCTTTTTCGGTTTCCCAGAGCAAACAGATGTATCATTGTTTTGGATGTGGCGTCGGAGGAGATGTTTTTAGCTTCCTGCAGCGCTATAACAGTCTGACATTTCCGGAAGCAGTCAAGGAACTGGCAGACAGGTCCGGAGTTGCGCTTTCGGCAGCAGATGATACTGAAGAAGCCAGAAAAGAAAGATCCCAAAGGCAGCTATTATATGATATCAATAAAGAGGCTGCCAAGTATTATTTTTATGAGCTTCGTGGAACCGGCGGTAAGACAGGACTTGATTATTTCCAGAAAAGGAAATTATCAAACGAGACCATGCAGAAGTTTGGACTTGGCTATTCTCCTGTGGGAGCAGGTAATCTTGTTAATTATCTTAGGAAAAAAGGCTATTCTGATGAGATAATGATCCTTGCAGGGCTTGCCTCACATGATGAAAAAAGAGGAACGCATGATGTGTTCTGGAACAGAGTCATGTTTCCTATTTTTGATATAAATAACAGAGTTATAGGATTTGGCGGACGAGTATTAGGAGATGCCAAACCCAAATATGTTAATACCAATGACACGCCTATTTTTAACAAAAGAAGAAATCTATACGGTTTGTCTTTTGCCAAGAATTCAAAAGCCGGTAACTTCATATTATGTGAAGGGTATATGGATGTAATAGCTATGCATCAGGCGGGATTTACTCAGGCGGTAGCTTCGCTTGGAACTGCATTTACAGCAGAACAGGCCCAGCTTATAAAAAGGTATACACAGGAAGTTATCTTGTCGTATGATAGTGACGGCCCGGGAGTTAAAGCCGAGCTTAGAGCAATACAGATACTCAAAGAAGCAGGACTTCGTGGAAAAGCTCTTAACCTTGAGCCTTATAAAGATCCAGATGAATTTATCAAAAACGAAGGACAGGAAGCCTTTGAAAAAAGACTTCGAAATGCGGAAAACACATTTTTCTTTGAGATACGGATAATGCAAAGGGACTATGATATGACAGATCCTGCCGGCAAAACTGCGTATTACAGAGCTGTCGCAAGGCGTTTGTGCGAATTTAGTGAAAGCCTCGAAAGAGAAAACTATATTCAGGCGACGGCAGCCAAACTTGCAATTCCGATTGGAGATCTAAAAAATCTCGTTGTTTCGATAGCTTCTGAAGGCATAACTTCGAAGCAGTCAGGAAAGGATATTAAGGCTTATCAGAATCAAAGAAGGAGGGATCCCAAGGATAATATCCTTAGACCTCAACGCTTACTGCTTACATGGATTGCTGATGAACCTGATATTTATAAAATAGTCAAAAAATATATAAGTCCGGATGACTTTACCGATGAACTTTATCGTAAAGTCGCGGAGAAGATGTACGAAGGCCTTGACGCAGGAAGATTTTTGGCTGCATCCATTCTCTCTCTTTTTCCTGATGATGAAGAGCAGCAGTCGAGGGTATCGGAAATCTTCAATACCAATCTGGTCCGAATTGAGACCAGAGAGGAAAAAGAAAAAGCTTTGCACGATATCATTTATGATATCCGCAGAATGTCTTATGAAAAGAAAAAAAGTGAGATACAGCTGGGAGATGCAAACGCGCTTAAAACAATAGTGGACAGCAAAAAGAAGCTGGAAGAGCTGGCGCATAGTCGCATTGGACTTGACTGA
- the rpoD gene encoding RNA polymerase sigma factor RpoD, giving the protein MDEDAQERFKVKLKELLALAKKKKNVLEYDEISDQLSELNLNEDQLDSVLEVLEKSGIDVLRMSEDVDDIPVDDEDIDLDDEEEVDMENIDLSVPDGVSIEDPVRMYLKEIGKVPLLNADQEIVLAQDMENGMLAERVLKAQDRSSLDLKDDEKELIEGKTDEELKELIELGNDAKNKLAEANLRLVVSIAKRYVGRGMLFLDLIQEGNLGLIKAVEKFDFRKGFKFSTYATWWIRQAITRAIADQARTIRIPVHMVETINKLIRISRQLLQELGREPLPEEIAKEMNMPVERVREILKISQEPVSLETPIGEEEDSHLGDFIQDDNVPVPADAAAFTLLKEQLVEVLGTLTEREQKVLRLRFGLDDGRARTLEEVGKEFNVTRERIRQIEAKALRKLRHPSRSRKLKDYLD; this is encoded by the coding sequence ATGGATGAAGATGCTCAGGAAAGATTCAAGGTTAAGCTTAAAGAACTTCTTGCTCTTGCCAAGAAGAAAAAGAACGTACTTGAATATGATGAGATCAGCGATCAGCTCTCAGAGCTTAATCTTAACGAAGATCAGCTTGATAGTGTACTTGAAGTACTTGAAAAATCAGGAATAGATGTTCTTCGTATGTCAGAGGATGTAGATGATATCCCTGTTGATGATGAAGATATCGATCTTGATGATGAAGAAGAAGTCGATATGGAGAATATCGATCTCTCAGTTCCTGATGGCGTAAGTATAGAAGATCCTGTACGTATGTATCTTAAGGAAATCGGTAAAGTACCGCTCCTTAATGCTGATCAGGAGATAGTTCTTGCTCAGGATATGGAGAATGGTATGCTGGCAGAGAGAGTTCTCAAAGCTCAGGACCGTAGTTCTCTGGATCTTAAAGATGACGAAAAAGAACTTATAGAAGGCAAGACAGATGAAGAACTCAAAGAGCTTATTGAACTTGGTAATGATGCCAAGAATAAGCTTGCAGAAGCCAACCTTCGTCTTGTTGTATCTATAGCAAAAAGATATGTTGGCCGTGGAATGCTCTTCCTGGATCTTATTCAGGAAGGTAACCTTGGTCTTATCAAGGCTGTAGAGAAGTTTGATTTCCGTAAGGGATTCAAGTTCTCAACATATGCTACATGGTGGATTCGTCAGGCTATAACAAGAGCCATAGCAGATCAGGCCAGAACTATTCGTATTCCTGTTCATATGGTTGAGACTATCAATAAGCTTATTCGTATCAGCAGACAGCTTCTTCAGGAACTTGGCCGTGAGCCTCTTCCGGAAGAGATTGCAAAAGAGATGAATATGCCTGTAGAAAGAGTTCGTGAGATCCTTAAGATCTCTCAGGAGCCTGTATCTCTTGAAACTCCTATAGGTGAAGAGGAAGATTCGCATCTTGGAGATTTCATTCAGGATGATAATGTTCCGGTTCCTGCTGATGCAGCAGCATTTACTCTTCTTAAAGAGCAGCTTGTTGAAGTCCTTGGAACACTTACAGAGCGTGAGCAGAAAGTATTAAGACTCAGATTCGGTCTTGATGACGGAAGAGCCAGAACTCTTGAAGAAGTAGGTAAAGAGTTCAACGTTACTCGTGAACGTATCCGTCAGATTGAAGCAAAAGCACTTCGTAAACTGCGTCATCCCAGCAGAAGCCGTAAGCTTAAGGATTATCTCGACTGA
- a CDS encoding YczE/YyaS/YitT family protein has translation MRQKIYAYTHQQAFVKKLALMLIGVLCMGFFLSFLIEVNLGTDPCTFMNVAISRKFGILFGTWQLLLNAVLLLIVIKYDIRQIGPGTIANMVLIGYVADICRWLWSKILPKEFFTTFPYRGVIFAVAIVSFVISVAIYMNTDMGVAPYDAFPIIVHDRLLKNIPFKYVRMGYDFLAIIIGYLLGAVPNIGIVIMALLLGPAISYVGKKLAPYLN, from the coding sequence ATGAGACAAAAGATTTATGCATACACACACCAACAGGCATTTGTCAAGAAATTGGCGCTTATGCTGATTGGTGTTCTGTGTATGGGCTTTTTCCTATCTTTTCTTATCGAGGTTAATCTTGGTACAGATCCTTGTACATTTATGAATGTTGCAATATCCAGAAAATTTGGGATACTTTTTGGCACCTGGCAGCTTTTATTAAATGCAGTTTTACTTTTGATCGTAATTAAATATGACATAAGACAGATTGGACCTGGCACGATTGCGAATATGGTATTGATAGGTTATGTTGCTGATATTTGCAGATGGCTTTGGTCAAAAATCTTACCAAAAGAGTTTTTTACAACATTTCCATATAGAGGAGTCATATTTGCAGTAGCGATCGTAAGCTTTGTTATAAGCGTAGCGATTTACATGAATACCGACATGGGAGTAGCACCATATGATGCTTTTCCTATAATAGTTCATGATAGACTTTTGAAGAATATTCCGTTCAAGTATGTACGAATGGGCTATGATTTTCTGGCAATCATTATCGGATATCTTCTTGGCGCAGTTCCAAACATAGGAATAGTTATAATGGCATTATTATTAGGTCCTGCTATTTCGTATGTAGGCAAAAAGCTCGCTCCTTATCTGAATTGA
- a CDS encoding GDSL-type esterase/lipase family protein translates to MLIASYSFGSKENMIGDTSFYDKSKGYGFVDLSSPIGNTASERSLYAGGWNLRKSYKTPWDDIVTATDNGVYINHSRDVIIFKSLVPDFGTYKITLNVNADKGDIKDMRIFAGRRNLIASEIDVPLGGSYSRSFYVNVTPYIPALTSVPCMEKAVYISITGKNAGISKLDIVQDQVPVLYVAGDSTLTDQNAPAPYYPYGSGGGWAQNIAQYFENISVCNYAHSGLTTNCFRDDGHWDILTKSIREGDIFMLQFGHNDQKRRNLTAFGGYINNLRWYVKKIREFGAYPIICSPISRIPFTDEETGKKCSLLKTYALAARQASEELNVPFIDLHTLTFNKWIELDDRANDYFMDQTHTNDYGASLIAEIVADEIRNNNIEPLCNFISPADPTPFTPDLDIKELPKEPEESSIFDINIPYVDIEGIPQYGRIATAFKGGLLDPCIMYLHPMQTMPRAQVLMVLFKALRIEGRRPYHGRYIDIGRYEWDSSFVETCVQENLIDENTTPNDMFRPDDPLTYAEFASLCERGMEKEVLKRPDLGLSECLHRAVADGIVPPEAVYIDPSSFDSSDITDGGCPITRADVYAGLCRVMEIMNTIGTKLPSDTEMHPVG, encoded by the coding sequence GTGTTAATTGCATCCTATAGTTTCGGTTCTAAAGAAAATATGATAGGTGATACATCTTTTTATGACAAATCAAAGGGATATGGTTTTGTTGATCTAAGTTCTCCTATAGGCAATACCGCATCTGAAAGGTCTTTGTATGCAGGTGGTTGGAATCTCAGAAAATCCTATAAGACGCCCTGGGATGATATTGTTACTGCTACAGATAATGGAGTTTATATTAATCATTCAAGAGATGTGATAATCTTTAAGTCATTAGTTCCTGATTTCGGGACCTACAAAATAACTCTTAATGTAAACGCTGATAAAGGCGATATCAAAGATATGCGAATATTCGCCGGACGTAGAAATCTCATTGCTTCCGAAATAGATGTGCCACTTGGCGGATCGTATTCAAGATCTTTCTATGTTAATGTCACTCCTTATATACCTGCACTAACGAGTGTGCCTTGTATGGAGAAAGCTGTCTATATAAGCATTACTGGTAAAAATGCGGGAATTTCCAAGTTAGATATAGTTCAAGATCAGGTACCCGTACTGTATGTTGCAGGGGACTCGACCCTTACAGATCAGAACGCTCCTGCGCCTTACTATCCATACGGAAGCGGAGGCGGATGGGCTCAGAATATAGCTCAGTATTTCGAAAATATAAGTGTATGTAATTATGCTCACTCAGGCCTTACTACTAACTGTTTCAGAGATGACGGACATTGGGATATCCTTACGAAGTCAATTCGTGAAGGGGATATATTCATGCTCCAATTCGGACATAATGATCAAAAGCGCCGCAATCTCACTGCATTTGGTGGGTATATCAATAATCTAAGATGGTATGTCAAAAAAATACGTGAGTTTGGAGCTTATCCAATCATATGCTCTCCAATAAGCCGTATTCCTTTCACTGATGAAGAAACAGGCAAAAAATGTTCTCTTTTAAAAACTTATGCTCTTGCTGCAAGGCAGGCCAGTGAAGAACTCAATGTTCCATTCATAGATCTTCATACACTGACTTTCAATAAATGGATCGAACTTGATGACAGGGCTAATGATTATTTTATGGATCAAACTCATACCAACGATTATGGCGCATCTCTTATAGCTGAGATCGTTGCTGACGAGATCAGAAATAATAACATAGAGCCTTTGTGTAATTTCATATCTCCTGCAGATCCGACTCCATTTACACCCGATCTTGATATCAAGGAGCTTCCAAAAGAACCTGAAGAAAGCAGCATCTTTGATATAAATATCCCTTACGTTGATATAGAGGGTATCCCACAGTACGGGCGCATAGCTACAGCTTTCAAAGGCGGTCTTCTTGATCCTTGCATCATGTATCTTCATCCTATGCAGACTATGCCAAGAGCTCAGGTTCTGATGGTCCTTTTTAAGGCTCTTCGAATTGAAGGAAGACGTCCATATCATGGAAGATATATAGATATAGGAAGATACGAGTGGGATTCATCTTTTGTTGAAACCTGTGTTCAGGAGAATCTTATCGATGAGAATACTACTCCTAACGATATGTTCAGGCCTGATGATCCACTTACTTATGCAGAATTTGCCAGTCTGTGCGAGCGCGGCATGGAAAAGGAAGTCTTGAAAAGGCCTGACCTCGGACTTTCTGAGTGCCTTCACAGGGCTGTTGCTGATGGTATAGTTCCTCCTGAAGCTGTATATATCGATCCTTCAAGTTTTGATTCAAGTGATATTACAGACGGAGGATGTCCCATAACAAGAGCAGATGTATATGCTGGTCTTTGCAGGGTAATGGAAATAATGAATACTATAGGAACTAAACTTCCTTCAGATACTGAGATGCACCCTGTCGGATAG
- the hypB gene encoding hydrogenase nickel incorporation protein HypB, protein MSDRTFEILETKERVIADNDAEAAKVRKLLDEHKIFLVNLMASPGAGKTTTLVRTINALKDKYRIGVMEADVDSDVDAKTVSLAGAKVIQLHTGGSCHMDADMTRRGLEGLGLDDVDVVFLENVGNLVCPAEFDVGANKRVMILSVPEGDDKPLKYPLMFSVSDCMLIGKIDVAPVFDFDFDACKKRVKALNPDIEIIEVSSLKGDGFDEWINWLTQQIERSR, encoded by the coding sequence ATGAGCGACAGAACATTTGAGATTTTGGAAACTAAAGAACGGGTTATTGCTGACAATGATGCAGAAGCAGCCAAAGTCAGAAAACTCCTGGATGAACATAAGATATTTCTTGTAAATCTTATGGCATCTCCAGGCGCTGGGAAAACTACAACACTTGTACGTACTATAAATGCACTTAAAGATAAATACAGGATAGGTGTCATGGAGGCTGATGTTGACAGCGATGTAGATGCTAAAACTGTATCGTTGGCAGGAGCCAAGGTTATACAGCTCCATACAGGCGGAAGCTGCCATATGGATGCAGATATGACAAGAAGAGGCCTTGAGGGACTTGGACTTGATGATGTCGATGTAGTATTTCTTGAAAATGTCGGCAATCTGGTCTGCCCGGCAGAATTTGATGTTGGAGCCAATAAGCGCGTTATGATACTGAGCGTTCCGGAAGGTGATGATAAGCCGCTTAAGTACCCTCTTATGTTCAGCGTAAGCGACTGTATGCTCATTGGTAAGATAGATGTAGCTCCTGTGTTTGATTTTGATTTTGATGCTTGTAAGAAAAGGGTTAAAGCTCTTAACCCCGATATTGAGATAATAGAAGTCTCATCTCTTAAAGGCGACGGATTTGATGAATGGATAAACTGGCTTACACAGCAGATTGAGAGGAGCAGATAG
- the hypB gene encoding hydrogenase nickel incorporation protein HypB: MKTIELNASVTASNDADADAMRMELKAKGTLLINLMSSPGSGKTTLLSRIIKDLGKEKKIGVMEADIASDVDALKIENLGARSIQAHTDGMCHMDAGMTRRAMDAMGCDDLDLIFLENVGNLICPAEFDTGAGRNIMILSIPEGDDKPLKYPLMFEKSDALVITKMDTKDYFDFDLEKCIERVKRLNSDIAIFPVSAKTGEGMDDFEDFLLSQMALWKE; the protein is encoded by the coding sequence ATGAAGACAATTGAACTCAATGCTTCGGTCACAGCATCTAATGATGCAGATGCAGATGCTATGAGAATGGAACTTAAGGCAAAAGGAACCCTTCTTATAAATCTGATGTCATCACCCGGATCAGGCAAGACAACTCTTTTGTCAAGAATCATCAAAGATCTTGGTAAAGAAAAGAAGATAGGAGTTATGGAGGCAGACATAGCTTCTGATGTAGATGCATTAAAGATAGAAAACCTTGGAGCAAGAAGTATTCAGGCTCACACAGATGGAATGTGTCATATGGATGCAGGAATGACAAGACGTGCCATGGATGCTATGGGATGTGATGATCTTGATCTTATTTTCCTTGAGAATGTAGGCAATCTTATATGCCCTGCAGAATTTGATACAGGAGCTGGCAGGAATATCATGATACTCAGCATTCCGGAAGGTGATGATAAGCCTCTTAAATATCCACTCATGTTCGAAAAAAGCGATGCGCTTGTTATAACCAAGATGGATACCAAAGATTATTTTGACTTTGATCTTGAAAAGTGTATTGAAAGGGTAAAGCGTCTTAACTCGGATATTGCCATATTCCCTGTTTCGGCAAAGACAGGTGAAGGAATGGATGACTTTGAAGACTTTCTTTTAAGTCAGATGGCACTTTGGAAAGAATAA
- a CDS encoding FAD-dependent oxidoreductase, which produces MTNERDFVQDPSYKAKDPEKEKVIKKLGEMITDRYAVKLTHSLGVDDPEYWALDDVLTKEEAKFLLSFKKTRVNYKPEQLAKMNNMSLEDTQKMIDHLTWIGVLEMNRENPEHTKQYDVPIFVPGSAEFMMMQDKLTDEHPRIASFFNLMTQMPLEGMTPNIPMGGAGVGMHVIPVEKAIQTQSQSVSVEHLSHWLKKYDKYSVSQCTCRKQQEMRGEGSGEVNGEFCIGVGDMAEFLVDRGTARYITYEEALEVLERGERHGFVHQTTNIDGEDKIVGICNCAPGVCNALRTSQLYNTPNMSRSAYRAHVETDKCVACGKCVEVCPVGAAKLGQKLCKKDGSKVEYPLTLLPDNTKWTADNWNVNYREDAKINCYDTGTAPCKANCPAHLAVQGYVKMAGEGRYMDALKLIKQDNPFPAVCGAICNRRCEDACTRGTIDKPVAIDEIKKFIAAKELNESERYIPICEKDDGGMWGADYKMAVIGAGPAGMTCAYYLRTRGYDVTVFEKEDRAGGMLMNGIPNFRLEKSVLKAEIEVLEKMGVEFRFGVEVGKDKTISQLREEGYKAFYIAIGLQGGRKAGVAGEDAEGVESGVSFLKRVALGLSKDGNSDTVKLNGDVVVVGGGNVAVDVARTAARSTDGKVTMLCLESEKEMPAAADEVEEAKAEGIEVKNGWGPKEILTKEVDGQTVVTGIVFKRCTSVKDSDGRFNPSYDENDTITISCSNVLQAIGQSAEWGSLLEGTKVELGRGGTAVHDSLTFQTGEPDIFVGGDIGHGARFAIDAIADGKKACESMHRFVHKGQSLTIARDKREFIELDKDDISVASYDNTPRQVAGVKAGDAKGTYHDLREPLTQQQIIAESKRCLGCGATTVDLNRCIGCGLCTTRCEFDAIHLTRDLPGCTNMIRCEDKIGPVAKYALKRNFKILFSGDKNTK; this is translated from the coding sequence ATGACTAATGAGAGGGATTTCGTGCAGGATCCTTCTTACAAGGCTAAGGATCCTGAGAAGGAGAAGGTTATCAAAAAACTTGGTGAGATGATAACAGATCGTTATGCTGTTAAGCTTACTCATTCGCTTGGTGTTGATGATCCTGAGTATTGGGCACTTGATGATGTGCTCACTAAAGAAGAAGCTAAATTTCTTCTTAGTTTCAAGAAGACACGTGTTAATTACAAGCCTGAACAGCTTGCCAAGATGAATAACATGTCACTTGAAGATACTCAGAAGATGATAGATCATCTTACATGGATCGGTGTTCTTGAAATGAACAGAGAGAACCCCGAGCATACCAAGCAGTATGATGTTCCGATATTCGTACCGGGATCTGCAGAATTTATGATGATGCAGGATAAACTCACAGATGAGCATCCAAGGATTGCATCATTTTTCAACCTTATGACACAGATGCCTCTTGAAGGCATGACTCCCAATATCCCTATGGGCGGAGCCGGAGTCGGAATGCATGTCATCCCTGTAGAGAAAGCTATCCAGACCCAGTCACAGTCAGTTTCTGTAGAACACCTGTCACATTGGCTCAAGAAATATGACAAGTATTCAGTCAGCCAGTGTACATGTCGTAAGCAGCAGGAGATGCGAGGCGAAGGAAGCGGTGAAGTCAACGGTGAATTCTGTATCGGAGTAGGTGATATGGCAGAATTCCTCGTAGATAGAGGTACAGCTCGCTATATAACATACGAAGAAGCTCTTGAAGTATTAGAAAGAGGAGAACGTCACGGTTTCGTACATCAGACAACCAATATTGACGGAGAAGATAAGATAGTAGGCATCTGCAACTGCGCTCCCGGTGTCTGCAATGCCCTCCGTACATCTCAGCTTTATAATACACCTAATATGTCTAGAAGCGCATATCGTGCGCATGTAGAGACAGATAAGTGTGTTGCCTGCGGTAAGTGCGTAGAAGTCTGCCCGGTAGGCGCAGCTAAGCTGGGACAGAAGCTTTGCAAGAAGGACGGATCTAAGGTAGAGTATCCACTTACTCTTTTACCTGATAATACAAAATGGACAGCTGATAACTGGAACGTAAACTATAGAGAGGATGCTAAGATCAACTGTTACGATACAGGTACAGCTCCATGTAAGGCTAACTGCCCTGCTCATCTTGCTGTTCAGGGATACGTCAAGATGGCAGGCGAAGGCAGATATATGGATGCCCTTAAACTCATCAAGCAGGACAATCCATTCCCTGCAGTATGCGGAGCTATCTGCAACAGAAGATGTGAAGATGCATGTACGAGAGGCACTATAGATAAGCCTGTAGCAATAGATGAGATCAAGAAGTTCATCGCAGCAAAAGAGCTTAACGAATCAGAAAGATACATCCCTATCTGTGAAAAAGATGATGGCGGTATGTGGGGCGCTGATTACAAGATGGCAGTTATTGGAGCTGGCCCTGCCGGCATGACATGTGCATATTATCTGCGTACCAGAGGATATGATGTTACTGTTTTCGAAAAAGAAGACAGAGCAGGCGGTATGCTCATGAATGGAATCCCTAATTTCCGTCTGGAAAAAAGTGTGTTAAAAGCAGAGATAGAAGTTCTCGAGAAGATGGGCGTAGAGTTCAGATTCGGCGTAGAAGTCGGTAAAGATAAGACTATAAGTCAGCTTAGAGAAGAAGGCTATAAGGCATTCTATATTGCTATAGGTCTCCAGGGTGGCCGAAAGGCTGGAGTTGCCGGAGAAGACGCAGAAGGCGTAGAATCCGGCGTATCATTCCTTAAGAGAGTTGCACTTGGACTTTCTAAGGATGGAAATTCAGATACTGTAAAGCTAAACGGAGATGTTGTAGTAGTTGGCGGTGGTAACGTTGCTGTAGACGTAGCAAGAACTGCTGCAAGAAGTACAGATGGTAAAGTTACAATGCTCTGCCTCGAATCAGAAAAAGAGATGCCGGCAGCAGCTGATGAAGTAGAAGAAGCGAAGGCAGAAGGAATTGAAGTCAAGAATGGATGGGGACCAAAAGAGATTCTCACCAAGGAAGTTGATGGACAGACTGTTGTAACAGGAATCGTGTTCAAACGCTGCACCAGTGTCAAAGATTCAGATGGAAGATTCAATCCTTCATATGATGAAAATGATACAATCACAATATCTTGCAGCAATGTACTTCAGGCAATCGGACAGTCTGCTGAGTGGGGCTCACTTTTAGAAGGAACCAAAGTTGAACTTGGCCGCGGCGGCACAGCTGTTCATGACAGCCTTACATTCCAGACAGGCGAACCGGATATCTTCGTTGGAGGAGACATAGGACACGGCGCTCGCTTTGCTATAGATGCAATTGCTGATGGCAAAAAAGCCTGTGAGTCCATGCATAGGTTCGTTCATAAGGGACAGTCACTTACTATCGCACGTGATAAGAGAGAGTTTATCGAACTTGATAAGGATGATATCAGTGTTGCAAGTTATGATAATACCCCTCGCCAGGTTGCCGGAGTAAAAGCAGGTGATGCAAAAGGAACCTATCATGATCTTAGAGAACCTCTGACACAGCAGCAGATCATTGCAGAGAGTAAGAGATGCCTTGGATGTGGTGCTACAACAGTAGATCTAAACCGCTGTATCGGATGCGGACTTTGCACTACAAGATGTGAATTTGATGCTATCCACCTTACTAGAGATCTTCCGGGGTGCACCAATATGATAAGGTGTGAAGATAAGATAGGACCTGTTGCAAAGTATGCGTTAAAGCGTAACTTCAAGATTCTTTTCTCTGGCGATAAGAATACAAAATAA